One Oryza sativa Japonica Group chromosome 8, ASM3414082v1 DNA window includes the following coding sequences:
- the LOC107282001 gene encoding uncharacterized protein, with translation MQDFQGLSRSLMMMEKRSPHADACPSEKQHRSALHPNYRLSPSASGSTIFMTGFPRNTRIWFAYEGSAGFELPGDFRFEEINSEKYDKSIEVYSTAISPCILPVGIHQGKNIQMTYEFYHPISAARQLGMGQLPISLFFADKIQSRGEITSTLMMDRLLNIAGPPLGSINNIKLRMLRSAAFDRWWVEWKKHLSHQSASMYLTDLFPEAVPQTIESSPPHHSNSGMEIQYAPGLLPNGGGRSPPVIGYNAPKTSTLLHGLPRVPIAPDAGRKKRAKSAAAPSAAKKKPKKQKTTADELPAIDPDVTEFLEDEATVEDVDEAAEHISETREQTTPADPPAPQRTPSPPVRPTYKPRRKFASKKPPAPAPSPPRPPTHVPESSENTPSAADSHHVDEEEKATPAPAIPAILG, from the exons ATGCAAGATTTCCAAGGTTTGAGCCGATCattgatgatgatggagaaaaGATCACCACATGCCGATGCATGTCCTTCGGAGAAGCAGCATCGGTCAGCATTGCATCCAAACTATCGGCTAAGCCCTTCAGCGAGTGGTTCAACAATTTTTATGACGGGGTTCCCCAGAAACACCAGGATCTGGTTTGCATACGAAGGATCTGCTGGTTTTGAGCTGCCAGGTGATTTTCGGTTTGAAGAGATCAATTCCGaaaaatatgacaaatctatAGAAGTATACTCAACAGCCATCAGCCCTTGCATCCTTCCTGTTGGCATCCACCAAGGCAAAAACATTCAGATGACCTACGAGTTCTATCATCCGATAAGTGCTGCAAGGCAATTGGGCATGGGTCAACTGCCAATTAGCCTATTCTTTGCCGATAAGATCCAAAGTAGAGGAGAGATCACATCAACActcatgatggatcggctgctgaACATAGCAGGACCACCTTTGGGTAGTATCAACAATATCAAGCTAAGGATGTTGAGAAGTGCAGCCTTTGACCGATGGTGGGTAGAATGGAAGAAACATTTATCTCACCAATCGGCTTCAATGTATCTGACAGATCTGTTTCCTGAAGCTGTTCCTCAA ACAAtagaatcttctcctcctcatcaCAGCAATAGTGGTATGGAGATTCAATATGCTCCAGGACTTCTGCCCAATGGTGGTGGGCGATCTCCTCCAGTCATCGGCTATAATGCCCCCAAGACCTCAACACTGCTGCACGGCCTGCCCCGTGTGCCGATAGCCCCTGATGCTGGTAGGAAGAAGAGAGCAAAGTCGGCTGCTGCACCATCGGCTGCAAAGAAGAAACCTAAGAAGCAAAAGACCACTGCCGATGAATTGCCAGCCATAGATCCAGATGTAACGGaattcctggaggatgaagcaACGGTAGAAGATGTAGATGAAGCGGCTGAACACATTAGTGAAACAAGGGAACAAACTACTCCAGCTGATCCACCTGCTCCTCAAAGAACACCATCACCTCCAGTACGTCCCACATACAAACCAAGA AGGAAGTTTGCTTCCAAGAAGCCACCAGCACCAGCTCCATCG CCTCCTCGTCCTCCAACTCATGTTCCTGAATCAAGTGAAAACACTCCATCGGCTGCAGACAGCCATCATGtggatgaagaagaaaaagCTACACCAGCTCCTGCTATTCCT GCAATTcttggatga